A region from the Methylocystis iwaonis genome encodes:
- a CDS encoding FMN-dependent NADH-azoreductase, with amino-acid sequence MSFMILRVDSSPLGEGSVSRKLTAKVVAELVAKRPGAKVIERDLSKNPLPHLTASTIGGFFTAPEERDAALSQAVQLSDLAVDEFLGADAIVIGAPMYNLGIPSALKAWIDHIVRAGRTFRYTEAGPVGLAPAGKKVIVVSARGGVFTEGPRRAWDYQETYLEAVLGLLGLTDISFVRAEGLSLGPDAAASAIESAEAQAIAAVRDAA; translated from the coding sequence ATGTCATTTATGATTCTACGGGTCGACAGCAGCCCCTTGGGAGAAGGTTCCGTTTCGCGCAAGCTGACCGCGAAAGTCGTTGCGGAGCTCGTGGCCAAGCGGCCGGGCGCCAAGGTGATCGAGCGCGATCTGTCGAAAAACCCCTTGCCGCATCTGACCGCCTCGACCATCGGCGGGTTTTTCACCGCTCCCGAAGAGCGCGATGCGGCGCTGTCGCAAGCTGTCCAGCTCTCCGATCTTGCGGTCGATGAATTCCTGGGCGCGGACGCCATCGTCATCGGCGCGCCCATGTATAATCTCGGGATTCCGTCGGCGCTGAAAGCCTGGATCGATCATATCGTGCGCGCCGGGCGCACCTTCCGTTACACGGAGGCGGGGCCAGTCGGCCTGGCGCCCGCCGGCAAGAAAGTCATCGTCGTTTCGGCGCGGGGCGGCGTTTTCACCGAGGGCCCGAGAAGGGCGTGGGATTATCAAGAGACCTATCTCGAAGCCGTGCTGGGACTCCTCGGACTGACGGACATCTCCTTCGTGCGCGCCGAAGGTCTTTCGCTCGGCCCCGATGCGGCGGCCTCGGCGATTGAATCGGCGGAAGCACAGGCAATCGCCGCTGTTCGCGACGCCGCTTAG
- a CDS encoding winged helix-turn-helix transcriptional regulator, producing MKSRKNACQIDFISHREACPFVRDVLNRVGDKWSVLVIMLLGDGTKRFSELKRLIDGVSQRMLTLTLRGLERDGLVFRKVFPTVPPRVEYTLTPLGKTLLKTVSSLAIWGIDNREEIERARDEFDNREGF from the coding sequence TTGAAGTCTCGAAAAAACGCCTGTCAGATCGACTTTATTTCCCATCGCGAGGCGTGCCCTTTCGTGCGCGACGTGCTGAACCGCGTCGGCGACAAATGGAGCGTGCTGGTCATTATGCTGCTGGGCGACGGCACGAAGCGATTCAGCGAGTTGAAGCGGCTGATCGACGGCGTCTCGCAGAGGATGCTGACGCTCACATTGCGCGGGCTCGAACGCGACGGGCTGGTCTTTCGCAAGGTTTTTCCGACCGTCCCGCCGCGAGTCGAATATACACTCACGCCGCTCGGCAAGACGCTTCTCAAGACCGTCTCATCGCTGGCGATTTGGGGGATCGACAACCGCGAGGAGATCGAGCGCGCCCGCGACGAGTTCGATAATCGGGAGGGTTTTTGA
- a CDS encoding AAA family ATPase, with protein sequence MSDEQAETIAFLSSLLGAPKIVTTHISTVLLGRDRVFKLKRPVRLPYLDFSTPALRREMCAREVALNRAFSPALYLGMRRITRESDGTLALDGEGAFLDAVVEMRRFPDDALFDRMARKGRLTKEMIETLARRIAKAHDAAIADHARGGAASMRQIIDSMEASLRAAAPAPRDEIEAHLDNLRGALATNAALIDARRAQGKVRPCHGDLNLRNICLFEGAPTPFDCLEFSDDISTIDVLYDLAFLLMDLWRVGLRDFSNLALNRYLDARAQSEEDGLPLLPFFMSLRATIRAHVEASQGNGEIARGFFDLSRDLLQPAQGAIVAIGGFSGSGKSSVAAALAPRLTPAPGARIFNSDRLRKRLFGIEATERLPLEAYKSEVSAKVYAEMFASAKRVAKIGWPVVVDAVFDRPQDRAAIESAAREAGVPFRGVWLDVDLAQRLARVDTRVNDVSDATRAVLQAQMAKDTGKILWLRVDGGRERRRIVDEIVLLTKRG encoded by the coding sequence GTGAGCGACGAGCAAGCGGAGACCATCGCTTTTCTATCCAGCCTGCTCGGCGCGCCCAAGATCGTGACGACGCATATTTCGACCGTGCTGCTCGGGCGCGATCGCGTTTTTAAGCTCAAGCGCCCCGTCCGCCTGCCCTATCTCGATTTCTCGACGCCGGCGCTGCGGCGCGAGATGTGCGCCCGCGAAGTTGCGCTCAACCGCGCCTTCTCGCCGGCGCTTTATCTCGGCATGCGGCGGATCACGCGGGAGAGCGACGGAACGCTGGCGCTCGACGGGGAGGGCGCCTTTCTCGACGCCGTTGTCGAGATGCGGCGCTTCCCGGACGACGCTTTGTTCGATCGCATGGCGCGCAAGGGCCGGCTCACGAAGGAGATGATCGAGACGCTCGCGCGCCGCATCGCAAAAGCCCATGACGCAGCGATTGCCGATCATGCGCGCGGCGGCGCGGCCTCCATGCGCCAGATCATCGACAGTATGGAAGCGAGCCTGCGCGCGGCGGCGCCTGCGCCGAGAGACGAGATCGAGGCGCATCTCGACAATCTGCGGGGCGCGCTCGCGACGAACGCCGCGCTGATCGACGCACGACGCGCGCAGGGCAAGGTGCGGCCCTGCCACGGCGATCTCAATCTGCGCAACATCTGCCTCTTCGAAGGCGCGCCGACGCCGTTCGATTGCCTCGAGTTTTCGGACGACATCTCGACCATCGACGTTTTGTACGATCTCGCCTTTCTGTTGATGGATCTCTGGCGCGTCGGGCTTCGCGATTTTTCCAATCTCGCGCTCAACCGCTATCTCGACGCGCGCGCCCAATCCGAGGAAGACGGACTGCCGCTCCTCCCCTTCTTCATGTCGCTACGCGCGACGATCCGCGCCCATGTCGAGGCATCGCAAGGCAATGGAGAGATAGCGCGCGGCTTTTTCGACCTCTCGCGCGATCTGTTACAACCGGCGCAAGGCGCCATCGTCGCGATTGGCGGCTTCAGCGGCTCCGGTAAATCCAGCGTCGCAGCGGCGCTCGCCCCGCGCCTGACGCCCGCGCCCGGCGCGCGCATTTTCAACAGCGACCGTCTCCGCAAACGCCTTTTCGGCATTGAAGCGACCGAGCGGCTTCCGCTGGAAGCTTATAAAAGCGAGGTGTCGGCGAAGGTCTACGCCGAAATGTTCGCTTCTGCGAAGCGGGTCGCAAAGATCGGCTGGCCGGTCGTCGTCGACGCCGTTTTCGATCGCCCCCAGGACCGCGCCGCCATCGAAAGCGCGGCGCGCGAAGCCGGCGTTCCGTTCAGGGGCGTGTGGCTCGACGTCGATCTCGCGCAAAGACTGGCGCGCGTCGACACGCGGGTGAATGACGTCTCCGACGCGACGCGCGCGGTGCTGCAGGCGCAGATGGCGAAGGACACCGGTAAGATTTTATGGTTGCGCGTCGACGGCGGGCGCGAGCGGCGGCGCATCGTCGATGAGATTGTATTGCTGACAAAGCGCGGTTGA
- a CDS encoding GNAT family N-acetyltransferase has translation MAAKFTARFVQSLEKVEAAAWDACANPPTLTQADGERFNPFITHAFLCALERSSSVGARTGWSPVHALVEDESGRLVACAPAYLKAHSLGEYVFDQSWAQAYERAGGKYYPKLQVAAPFTPATGRRLLVASDAPTGARDALIGALRGLRQALKASSLHVTFPTPEEAQALGDAGFILRAGEQFHFLNESYASFEDFLGALSSRKRKGIKRERREALGDDITIERLRGPEIRPEHWDAFFAFYMDTGARKWGRPYLTRAFFDLIGAAMADRILLVMAKQGADYVAGAINFLGDDAIYGRNWGALIERPFLHFEICYYQAIDYAIAHGYKRVEAGAQGEHKIARGYRPVVTWSAHDFADGGLQAAVADYCERERTALGEMMAAQEAELPFRKEETM, from the coding sequence ATGGCTGCAAAATTCACGGCGCGCTTCGTTCAATCGCTCGAAAAGGTGGAGGCCGCGGCATGGGACGCCTGCGCCAATCCGCCGACATTGACGCAAGCCGATGGCGAGCGCTTCAATCCCTTCATCACCCACGCCTTCCTCTGCGCGCTGGAGCGATCTAGCTCGGTCGGCGCGCGCACGGGATGGTCGCCTGTGCATGCGCTGGTCGAGGATGAGAGCGGGCGCCTCGTCGCCTGCGCGCCCGCCTATCTCAAGGCGCATAGTCTCGGCGAATATGTCTTCGACCAGAGCTGGGCGCAGGCCTATGAGCGGGCGGGCGGCAAATACTACCCGAAGCTGCAAGTCGCCGCGCCCTTCACGCCGGCGACGGGGCGGCGGCTCCTCGTTGCAAGCGATGCGCCGACTGGCGCGCGCGACGCGCTGATCGGCGCCTTGCGCGGGCTGCGCCAGGCGCTCAAGGCCTCCTCGCTCCATGTGACCTTTCCGACGCCGGAGGAGGCGCAGGCGCTTGGCGACGCCGGCTTCATTCTGCGCGCCGGCGAGCAGTTTCACTTCCTCAATGAGAGCTATGCGAGCTTCGAGGATTTCCTCGGCGCGCTGTCGTCGCGCAAACGCAAAGGCATCAAGCGCGAAAGGCGCGAGGCGCTGGGTGACGATATCACGATCGAGCGTCTGAGAGGCCCGGAGATACGCCCCGAGCATTGGGACGCCTTCTTCGCCTTTTACATGGATACGGGCGCGCGCAAATGGGGGCGGCCCTATCTCACGCGCGCCTTCTTCGATCTCATCGGCGCCGCCATGGCGGATCGCATTTTGCTGGTGATGGCGAAGCAAGGCGCGGACTACGTGGCGGGCGCGATCAATTTCCTGGGCGATGACGCCATCTACGGCCGCAACTGGGGCGCGCTGATCGAACGGCCCTTCCTGCATTTCGAGATCTGCTATTATCAGGCGATCGACTACGCCATTGCCCATGGCTACAAGCGCGTCGAAGCCGGCGCGCAGGGCGAGCACAAGATTGCGCGCGGCTATCGTCCGGTCGTCACCTGGTCGGCGCATGATTTCGCCGACGGGGGGCTCCAGGCGGCCGTCGCCGATTATTGCGAGCGGGAGCGCACGGCGCTCGGCGAGATGATGGCGGCGCAGGAGGCCGAATTGCCCTTCCGCAAGGAGGAGACGATGTGA
- the glyA gene encoding serine hydroxymethyltransferase → MPQPPSGYFARGLEADPELEAAITGELTRQRGGIELIASENIVSRLVLAAQGSVLTNKTVEGAAYARYYGGAEFADAIEALAIDRAKKLFNCRFANVQPHSGSNANAGVFLGLLKLGEPILSMNVAAGGHISHGHPATLTGRDYSITQYGVSRESELIDLDALRDLARAARPKTIVAGGSAYPRAIDFAGLRAIADEVGAYLLVDMAHVAGLVACGLYPHPFPYAHVVTTTTYKSLRGARGGMVLWNDEALSKRLDAGIFPGVQGSVMLHAVAGKAACLGEALQPAFRSYNEAVLENARALAATLADAGLRIVTGGTDAGLMLVDLSATGVTGDVAAKALEKAGLAVNKNMIPFDPRPPEAPSGLRLSSNAGTTRGFGVAEFQRIGAWIARIVRNPSDLRTIDATRQEVLALCRAFPIY, encoded by the coding sequence ATGCCCCAGCCGCCCTCGGGCTATTTCGCGCGCGGCCTCGAAGCCGACCCGGAGCTCGAAGCCGCCATCACTGGCGAGCTCACGCGCCAGCGCGGCGGGATCGAGCTGATCGCTTCCGAAAACATCGTCTCGCGCCTCGTGCTCGCGGCGCAGGGCTCCGTCCTCACCAATAAGACCGTCGAGGGCGCCGCCTATGCTCGCTACTATGGCGGGGCGGAATTTGCCGACGCCATCGAAGCGCTCGCCATCGACCGCGCGAAGAAGCTCTTCAACTGCCGCTTCGCCAATGTGCAGCCGCATTCGGGCTCCAACGCCAACGCCGGCGTGTTTCTCGGCCTGTTGAAGCTCGGCGAGCCCATTCTCTCCATGAATGTCGCGGCGGGCGGGCATATCAGCCATGGCCACCCTGCGACGCTGACCGGGCGCGACTATTCCATCACGCAATATGGCGTGAGCCGCGAGAGCGAGTTGATCGATCTCGACGCGCTGCGCGACCTCGCGCGCGCGGCGCGGCCAAAAACGATCGTCGCGGGCGGCTCGGCCTATCCGCGCGCCATCGACTTCGCGGGTCTGCGCGCCATCGCCGATGAAGTGGGCGCCTATCTTCTCGTCGATATGGCGCATGTCGCCGGGCTCGTGGCTTGCGGGCTTTATCCGCATCCCTTTCCGTATGCGCATGTGGTGACGACGACGACCTATAAATCCTTGCGCGGCGCACGCGGCGGAATGGTTTTGTGGAATGACGAAGCGCTCTCGAAGCGCCTCGACGCCGGCATATTTCCCGGCGTGCAGGGCTCGGTGATGCTGCATGCCGTCGCGGGCAAGGCGGCGTGTTTGGGCGAGGCGCTGCAGCCGGCGTTTCGCTCTTATAATGAAGCCGTGCTCGAAAACGCCCGCGCGCTTGCCGCAACGCTTGCGGACGCGGGCCTGCGCATCGTGACCGGCGGAACCGATGCCGGGCTCATGCTCGTCGATCTCTCGGCGACGGGCGTAACCGGCGACGTCGCGGCCAAGGCGCTGGAGAAGGCGGGGCTCGCGGTGAACAAGAATATGATCCCCTTCGATCCGCGCCCGCCAGAGGCGCCCTCGGGCCTTCGTCTCTCCAGCAACGCCGGAACGACGCGCGGCTTCGGCGTCGCGGAGTTCCAGCGCATCGGCGCATGGATTGCCCGCATTGTGCGCAATCCGTCCGATCTTCGTACAATCGACGCAACGCGCCAGGAAGTGCTGGCGCTGTGCCGGGCTTTTCCTATTTACTAG
- a CDS encoding IS4 family transposase has translation MHRGLVARPCARIRRIAGGRRAQEVRLARFLRNPAVTAEEMARHAAGLTAARAAGRDIVVAQDTSELALGGKRAQANGYGPVGKGGGTRGLLLHAALALDAGTGALLGLAHAEVWNRDTGAKVAARRSRALADKESQRWLDVATHAREDFAAAKRITVVSDRESDIYAHLAQRPGGVELIVRACQNRTIAADGEDAIELLFPFADGLAEAGRFVAEIPAAPGRKARKAALAVRVSPVTLRKPRHGARDLPDAVGVTLVDVREVGAAEGVAPIHWRLLTTHAATSLAEARRVIDLYRMRWTIEEFFRTLKTAGFEIEQADICDPKVMIKLVAATAVAAVTVMQLVKARDGATDQLLTDAFEPEDEALLEAVSAKLEGATARQKNPHRKGSLAFAAWVVARLGGWTAYYGKPGPKVMRQGLDDFRRIKFGAALTFYDV, from the coding sequence TTGCATCGGGGCCTCGTCGCGCGGCCGTGCGCGCGCATCCGTCGGATCGCCGGCGGGCGGCGGGCGCAGGAGGTGCGGCTCGCGCGCTTCCTGCGCAATCCTGCGGTGACCGCCGAGGAGATGGCGCGGCACGCCGCCGGGCTCACAGCGGCGCGGGCGGCGGGTCGCGACATAGTGGTGGCGCAGGACACCAGCGAGCTGGCGCTCGGCGGCAAGCGCGCGCAGGCGAACGGCTATGGGCCGGTCGGCAAGGGCGGCGGGACGCGCGGCCTTTTGCTGCACGCGGCCCTGGCGCTCGACGCCGGCACGGGCGCGCTGCTCGGCCTCGCTCATGCCGAGGTCTGGAACCGCGACACGGGGGCCAAGGTCGCGGCGCGGCGCTCGCGCGCGCTCGCGGACAAGGAATCGCAGCGCTGGCTCGATGTGGCGACGCATGCGCGCGAGGATTTCGCGGCGGCGAAGCGGATCACTGTCGTCTCGGATCGGGAGAGCGACATCTACGCGCATCTCGCGCAGCGTCCGGGCGGCGTGGAGCTGATTGTGCGCGCCTGCCAGAACCGGACGATCGCCGCAGACGGCGAGGATGCGATCGAGCTTTTGTTCCCCTTCGCCGACGGATTGGCCGAGGCGGGCCGCTTCGTCGCCGAGATCCCGGCGGCTCCGGGACGCAAGGCGCGCAAGGCGGCGCTCGCGGTCCGCGTCTCGCCGGTCACTTTGCGCAAGCCGCGCCACGGCGCGCGCGACTTGCCGGACGCGGTCGGCGTGACTTTGGTCGACGTGCGCGAGGTCGGGGCCGCCGAGGGCGTCGCGCCCATTCATTGGCGGCTTCTCACGACCCATGCGGCGACGAGCCTGGCCGAGGCGCGCCGGGTGATCGACCTCTATCGAATGCGCTGGACCATCGAGGAATTCTTCCGCACGCTGAAGACGGCGGGCTTCGAGATCGAGCAGGCCGACATCTGCGATCCGAAAGTGATGATCAAGCTGGTGGCGGCGACGGCGGTCGCCGCTGTGACGGTCATGCAACTGGTCAAGGCGCGCGACGGCGCGACCGACCAGTTGCTGACGGACGCTTTCGAGCCCGAGGACGAAGCGCTGCTCGAGGCCGTCTCGGCGAAGCTCGAGGGCGCGACGGCCCGCCAGAAGAACCCCCACCGCAAAGGCAGCCTCGCCTTCGCCGCCTGGGTCGTCGCCAGGCTCGGCGGCTGGACCGCCTATTACGGAAAGCCCGGCCCCAAAGTAATGCGCCAGGGCCTCGACGACTTTCGACGAATAAAGTTCGGAGCCGCGCTGACCTTCTACGATGTGTGA
- a CDS encoding M3 family oligoendopeptidase, which yields MRFTPSATFSSADAAAGLSETLPEWNLADLYEGTDSPRLQADLARVAADVTQFGKDYRGKLSELATGAQASATLGEAVARYEVLQDLLGRLMSFAGLLYSGDTTDPTRAKFYGDVQEKITNASAQLLFFQLELNRLDDAVLMAAADTAPLSRWKPWLEDIRKEKPYELEDKLEELFHEKYISGAAAWNRLFDETIASLRFKVGAEELAIEPVLNLMQDPNEDKRREAAQAIGVTLKGNLRTFSLITNTLAKDKEISDRWRGFKDVADSRHLSNRVEGEVVAALAKAVTQAHPRLSHRYYKLKAKWFGKDALDYWDRSAPLPATPSKRYSWEEARGIVLDAYKGFAPRMAEIAGDFFDKRWIDAPVRPGKAPGAFSHPTVPSAHPYVLLNYQGRTRDVMTLAHELGHGVHQVLAAPQGALMAPTPLTLAETASVFGEMLTFRSLLAQAPDTVQRRALLASKVEDMLNTVVRQMAFYAFERKVHTERRNGELTADQICEIWMSVQGDSLGPSIRLGPGYETFWAYIPHFIHSPFYVYAYAFGDCLVNSLYGVYQKAHEGFAERYFALLEAGGAKPYDELLKPFGLDARDPAFWGIGLEMIEGLIGELEAMEGA from the coding sequence ATGCGCTTCACCCCCTCCGCCACATTTTCATCCGCGGACGCCGCCGCGGGCCTTTCCGAAACCCTGCCCGAGTGGAACCTCGCTGACCTCTACGAGGGCACGGATTCACCCCGGCTCCAGGCCGATCTGGCGCGCGTCGCCGCGGATGTGACGCAGTTCGGCAAGGATTATCGCGGCAAGCTGTCCGAGCTCGCGACGGGCGCGCAAGCCAGCGCGACGCTCGGCGAAGCGGTCGCGCGCTACGAAGTTCTGCAGGATTTGCTCGGCCGGCTCATGTCCTTCGCCGGGCTGCTCTACAGCGGCGACACCACCGATCCGACGCGAGCCAAATTCTACGGCGACGTGCAGGAGAAGATCACCAACGCCTCGGCGCAGTTGCTCTTCTTTCAGCTCGAGCTCAATCGTCTCGACGACGCGGTGCTGATGGCGGCGGCCGACACGGCGCCGCTCTCGCGCTGGAAGCCCTGGCTCGAAGACATTCGCAAAGAGAAGCCTTACGAGCTTGAGGACAAGCTCGAGGAGCTGTTCCACGAAAAATACATCTCGGGCGCGGCCGCCTGGAACCGCCTCTTCGACGAGACCATCGCCTCGCTGCGTTTCAAGGTCGGGGCCGAGGAGCTGGCGATCGAGCCGGTCCTCAATCTCATGCAGGACCCGAACGAGGACAAACGGCGCGAGGCCGCGCAGGCGATCGGCGTGACGCTGAAGGGCAATTTGCGTACCTTCTCGCTCATCACCAACACGCTCGCCAAGGACAAGGAAATCTCCGACCGCTGGCGCGGCTTCAAGGACGTCGCCGACTCGCGCCACCTCTCCAACCGCGTCGAAGGCGAGGTGGTGGCGGCTTTGGCCAAGGCGGTGACGCAGGCTCATCCGCGCCTGTCGCATCGCTATTACAAGCTGAAGGCCAAATGGTTCGGCAAGGATGCGCTCGATTATTGGGACCGCAGCGCGCCGCTGCCGGCGACGCCCTCCAAGCGCTATTCCTGGGAGGAGGCGCGCGGCATCGTGCTCGACGCCTACAAAGGCTTCGCGCCGCGCATGGCCGAGATCGCCGGCGACTTCTTCGACAAGCGCTGGATCGACGCGCCGGTGCGGCCGGGCAAGGCGCCAGGCGCCTTCTCGCATCCGACCGTGCCCTCGGCGCATCCTTATGTGCTGCTCAACTACCAGGGCCGGACGCGCGACGTGATGACGCTCGCCCATGAGCTGGGCCATGGCGTGCATCAGGTGCTGGCGGCGCCGCAGGGCGCGCTGATGGCGCCGACGCCTTTGACGCTGGCGGAAACGGCGTCGGTCTTCGGCGAAATGCTGACCTTCCGTTCCCTCCTGGCGCAGGCCCCCGATACGGTGCAGCGCCGCGCGCTGCTCGCCTCCAAGGTCGAGGATATGCTCAACACGGTGGTGCGCCAGATGGCCTTCTACGCCTTCGAGCGCAAGGTCCACACCGAGCGCCGCAATGGCGAGCTGACGGCGGACCAGATCTGCGAGATTTGGATGAGCGTGCAGGGCGACAGCCTCGGGCCGTCGATCCGTCTGGGGCCGGGCTATGAAACCTTCTGGGCCTATATCCCGCATTTCATCCATTCGCCCTTCTATGTCTACGCCTATGCCTTCGGCGATTGCCTGGTGAATTCGCTCTATGGCGTCTACCAAAAGGCGCATGAGGGCTTCGCCGAGCGCTATTTCGCGCTGCTCGAGGCGGGCGGCGCCAAGCCTTACGACGAGCTGTTGAAGCCCTTCGGCCTCGACGCGCGCGATCCGGCATTCTGGGGGATCGGGCTGGAGATGATCGAGGGGCTGATCGGCGAGCTGGAGGCGATGGAGGGGGCGTGA
- a CDS encoding O-methyltransferase — protein sequence MTNEWKIVDDYISDRLIPPADRQGATLEANRASGLPAIDVSAPQGKLLHLLAASIGARRILEIGTLGGYSTIWLARALADGGRVVTIEFDPRHAEVARQNIAREGVAEKVDLRVGAALDILPKIETEGGAPFDLAFIDADKANNAAYFGWALKLSRPGSLIIVDNVVRDGAVADPHTTDDGGLGGRKLFDHVAAEPRVTATAIQTVGSKGWDGFLIARVR from the coding sequence ATGACCAATGAATGGAAAATCGTAGATGATTATATTTCCGACCGTTTGATTCCGCCGGCCGACCGGCAGGGCGCGACGCTGGAGGCCAACCGGGCGTCCGGCCTGCCGGCCATCGACGTCTCCGCCCCGCAGGGCAAGCTGCTGCATCTGCTCGCGGCCTCGATCGGCGCGCGGCGCATTCTGGAAATCGGAACGCTGGGCGGCTATTCGACCATATGGCTGGCGCGCGCGCTCGCCGATGGCGGCAGGGTCGTCACCATCGAGTTCGACCCGCGCCACGCCGAGGTCGCCAGGCAAAATATCGCGCGCGAGGGGGTGGCCGAGAAGGTCGATCTGCGCGTGGGCGCCGCGCTGGATATTCTGCCCAAGATCGAAACCGAAGGCGGCGCGCCTTTCGATCTTGCCTTCATCGACGCCGACAAGGCCAACAACGCCGCCTATTTTGGGTGGGCGCTCAAACTGTCGCGGCCGGGGTCGCTCATTATCGTCGACAATGTGGTGCGCGACGGCGCGGTCGCCGATCCCCATACGACCGACGACGGCGGCCTGGGCGGCCGAAAGCTCTTCGATCACGTCGCGGCCGAGCCGCGGGTGACGGCGACCGCCATTCAGACCGTCGGCTCGAAAGGCTGGGACGGATTTTTGATCGCCCGGGTAAGGTGA
- a CDS encoding DUF2946 family protein, which produces MSSCSDKHRHFGSTAATLLVAYLLILQGLAAGTVASARGAALFADAICQSKASGALDGAPGAPIRTSRHGDACCVVQMASFGGAAAPSPFVGETPPALSYVAARLAFGHALPNAEAATPPLGSRAPPVLI; this is translated from the coding sequence ATGAGCTCCTGCAGCGACAAACATAGGCACTTCGGCTCGACGGCGGCGACGCTGCTCGTCGCCTATTTGCTTATCCTGCAGGGTCTCGCGGCGGGCACGGTCGCCAGCGCCCGCGGCGCGGCGCTCTTCGCCGACGCCATCTGCCAAAGCAAAGCCTCCGGCGCGCTCGACGGCGCCCCGGGCGCCCCGATCCGGACCAGCCGCCATGGCGACGCCTGCTGCGTCGTCCAGATGGCCTCCTTCGGCGGCGCGGCGGCCCCCTCGCCCTTCGTCGGCGAGACCCCGCCGGCGCTCTCCTATGTCGCGGCGCGGCTCGCCTTCGGCCACGCCCTTCCCAACGCCGAGGCGGCCACCCCGCCGCTCGGCTCGCGCGCGCCCCCCGTCCTGATCTGA
- the obgE gene encoding GTPase ObgE, with protein MKFLDQAKVYVRSGDGGAGCVSFRREKFIEFGGPDGGDGGRGGDVVAECVDGLNTLIDYRYQQHFKAKTGMHGMGKNRAGGRGADAVLKVPVGTQIFEEDEETLIADLTEVGQRVVICKGGNGGFGNAYFTTSTNRAPRRANPGQQGEERTIILRLKLIADAGLVGLPNAGKSTFLASVTAAKPKIADYPFTTLYPGLGVVRRDGREFVLADIPGLIEGAHEGHGLGDRFLGHVERCRVLLHLVDATGEHAGKDYKTVRGELAAYGAGLDEKLEIVALSKVDAVEPEQLKKQRERLKRAIASAGPAPEARGPLLALSSASGAGVTEVLRAVSAAIDASKTQEKVEAEPAEWRP; from the coding sequence ATGAAGTTTCTGGATCAAGCCAAGGTCTATGTGCGTTCGGGCGACGGCGGCGCGGGTTGCGTCTCGTTCCGGCGCGAGAAGTTCATCGAATTCGGCGGGCCTGACGGCGGCGACGGCGGCCGCGGCGGCGACGTCGTGGCCGAATGCGTCGACGGGCTGAACACGCTCATCGACTATCGCTATCAGCAGCATTTCAAGGCCAAGACCGGCATGCACGGCATGGGCAAGAACCGCGCCGGCGGGCGCGGCGCCGACGCCGTGCTGAAAGTGCCGGTCGGCACGCAGATCTTCGAGGAGGACGAGGAGACGCTGATCGCCGATCTCACCGAGGTCGGCCAGCGCGTCGTGATCTGCAAGGGCGGCAATGGCGGCTTCGGCAACGCCTATTTCACCACCTCGACCAATCGCGCGCCCCGCCGCGCCAATCCCGGCCAGCAGGGCGAGGAGCGCACCATCATCCTGCGCCTCAAGCTCATCGCCGACGCCGGCCTCGTCGGCCTGCCGAACGCCGGCAAATCGACCTTTCTAGCGAGTGTGACGGCGGCAAAGCCGAAGATCGCCGATTACCCCTTCACCACGCTGTACCCGGGCCTGGGCGTGGTGCGCCGCGACGGGCGGGAATTCGTGCTCGCGGACATCCCCGGCCTCATCGAGGGCGCGCATGAGGGCCATGGCCTGGGCGATCGCTTTCTCGGCCATGTCGAGCGCTGCCGCGTCCTGCTGCATCTCGTGGACGCCACGGGCGAGCACGCCGGCAAGGACTATAAGACCGTACGCGGCGAGCTTGCCGCCTATGGCGCGGGGCTCGACGAGAAGCTGGAGATCGTCGCGCTCTCCAAGGTCGATGCAGTCGAGCCCGAGCAGCTCAAGAAGCAGCGGGAACGCTTGAAGCGCGCCATCGCCAGCGCCGGCCCGGCCCCCGAGGCGCGCGGGCCCCTGCTGGCGCTGTCTTCCGCCTCCGGGGCCGGCGTCACCGAGGTCCTGCGCGCCGTCAGCGCGGCGATCGACGCCTCCAAGACCCAGGAGAAGGTCGAGGCCGAACCCGCCGAATGGCGACCTTGA